The sequence below is a genomic window from Lampris incognitus isolate fLamInc1 chromosome 18, fLamInc1.hap2, whole genome shotgun sequence.
CTCCATCCCCATCTTCTCCATTCTGGGCTTTAAAGCTAACTCCTCCTTCAAATCTTGTCTGGAGAGGTATGCATTTTCCTTTTGTGCAACTCTAAcacttctttttattttatttttgaaaaaTAACACCATTTAGAAACAGATAAACGGGTGGTCTTGTAATGTCTTTTATTGTATATGCAGCAACATCTTAGCTCTGACCAACCAATTTGATATTGCGGACCTTAACATTACGGTCGACAACTACGATCAGTGGTTTGAGTACCTGAATAAGACAGATTCAGAGAAGGTCATCAGTTTGCAGCTGAAGGAATGTGATCTGCAAACATTCCTTGACCAGGTAGGAAACAACCTGCAAAAACCGATCTGTGAAACAAGTTTCGCTCCCCAATTAGTTTCCATTTCTGACTCATCTCACTGACGCATCCTCTCCCCTCATCCAAATCTTCATCTTCCTATTCTTTGCATCCTACTCCTACTCCCTGCCTTTCTTCCCCTCCCACAGTATGTCAAGTATTGGTCGAGTACTTACTGTGAGTTCAAGCTTCTTCATCGTCCTCCCCTATCTAGGGTGCATCCGGTACCGGCCTGGCGTTCATCGTGTTCACTGAAGCGGTGATAGAGATGCCCGGCTCTCAGGTTTGGGCTGTTCTGTTCTTTATCATGCTCTTCAGCTTGGGGCTCTCATCCATGTTTGGCAACATTGAAGGCATCCTCACACCACTCAGAGACTTGCACCTGATACCCACGTGGATACCTAACCCACTCATCACAGGTATCTGTCAGTCATGTCAATGCCAACCCTCAGATCTTTGCAATGGCTTCCAGTGTTTAATGCAACAGCTTGAAATACTGCAAATCTCGCAATGGTTTAGGACCGAAATACATCTCTGACTTGCTTTTACCATATGAACCTTCTCGACCTCTCGGATCATCTGGGAATGGTCCGCTATAACTATTCTGAGCTAAATCAAAACATGGCattggtgtccaggtagcatagcagtctattccattgcctatcaatacggagcttgccagttcaaatccccatgttacctccggcttggtcgggtgtccttacagacacaattggctgtgtctgtgggtgggaagccggatctgggtatgtgtcctggtcactgcactagcgcctcctctggttggttggggcgcttgttcaggagtgagggagaactggggggaatagcgtgatcctcccatgcgctacatccccctggtgaaactcctcactgtcaggtgaaaataagcagctggcgactccacatgtatcggaggaggcatgtggtagtctgcagccctccccggatcggcagaggaggtggagcagcgaacgggacagctcggaagagtggggtaattggccagatacaattggggagtaaaaaaaatgttttctttaaaaagggtggggtggggtggggggacaaAAAAATGGTGAGAGGCGGCATTTAGTTATTATGCTTCACATAGCAGGAACAAACTTAAAGATTTATGACTCGCCCAAACTGTGACCGTTTTTGAAACTAGGCTAAGAACTTGTCCGCCACTTCCTTCAACTGACTGACTCCTAAGCTTGTTGACAGTGGTACTTTGACCCCTTTTCTtctatttgtttttatcttttaatTTCTTTAACAAAAACATCCATCTCTTATCTCCTTCTTGCTTTTCAATTTCATTTTAACTTGCTTTTCATCTCTTAATGTATTTTTACGCAAAGCACTTTAACTGCCTCTGTATATGAAATGTGccaagtaaataaacttgtcttgcgTAATGTTTGCTCGGGCTGAAGGTTATTCTGAAGACACAAATGTTTGAACTCTGACTCATCCTCAAACTGGGAAAGTATCTTCAACACTTTTTTCATGTGACAGAAAACTGGAAGGAATGGATCAGCAAATGGTTTAGAGTAcaaatgaggtttttttttcttgtaaaatCTTTTCCCTGCTTCCTTCCATAGCTTTGGTCTGCTTGGTGTCATTTTTGGTGGCTCTGATCTTCACCTTGGGTTCAGGAAACTACTGGCTGGAGATCTTTAGCAGCTATGTGGGCTCGGTGCCTCTGCTCATCGTTGCTTTCTTTGAGATTTTTGGAGTAATCTATGTCCACGGGATGAAAAGgtattcttttttccccccactctgGTCTACAAAACCACATTTCCACAGTGATTGCGAAGGTATTCCCTACTTACTGAAATAAGATAGCAGGGCACAAAGACCTGCTGCTAGAGCCAGCATGTTTAGCTCAGGCCTCACCACTGCAGCGGGATCTGTTTAATTGATCTGTACCTCACCTGGTCTCACTAACAGATGCTGAAACTCTCTTACAGGTTCAGTGATGACATATACTTCATGACTGGGAGGAGGCCCAACTTCTACTGGAAGGCTTGCTGGATGGTTGTCAGTCCTTTAATGCTTGCGGCAGTGTTGTTGGCCTATGTGGTAATCCAAGCACAGACCCGCCCCTCCTATCCTGCATGGGACCCTAGCTATGTAAGTGAGCTATGGGCTGTGACAAGGGGAAATAACAGGGATGTATGACATGATGTGCTGTATTACATATGCATATGGCAGGCATGAAACCAACATGTAACCCCTCCTATATAGAAAGCTAGTTCCAGGGATGGgccacatgatccagaaagggccttctattaagtcaaccaatagtctttgcaaaggaccttgatttgtagactcaggtgtgtaactacttggttggaacaaatacctgcacctacaccagccctttctggttcatgttgcccatccctgcatgCTTTCCTGAAAAAAAGAGCCTTTTTAGCTCATGTTCTGGGGTAGGTACAGTTTTATGCAAGATGAAATAACAGAGCTTTACATTTTCCATATTTGTTGACCAATATCTGcaatgtcagttttttttttctcaccacaGTGAATagagcctctctgtctgtctctttttagGACAAATTTCCCCAAACAGTAAGGAAGTTCTACCCGGACTGGGTGTTTGCCATAATCATACTCCTCTCTGTTGTGCCTGTGCTCTCCATCCTGCTGGTTCCTCTCTACAGACTAATTCGCTATGGAGTCAAAAAGAAGTCTGCAACTCTCAGCAGCCACAATCCCTATATTAACAATGGCTACGAGGTTGAAACATAGCACAGAAGAAGCCAAAAAGCACGCAGAGATCAAGGAAACGTTGCAGTAAAAAAGTTACTGGGCTTTTGTGAGCTAAAGCGGGCATGCACAGTACTGATTATGAATGCTTATGTGAATTTGTATAAGGCAATTTTGTTCATCACCTTGGACAGTGAGacgtatgtagcgctatctatcccttttaactgtcaaggacaacgctcctgagttctctatacaactcggtatccaataaactattgaagtatgttaacttcgcttcttatgtgtttaaagtatgttctaaaggctatagatgtcttacagtgtcatctggtaactccaactaaaaatgttgactacccctttaaggcgcttaaatatggcatatgacacctttaaggcaatctaacatggtctagacacctcaatgtgtcaccgagtaacttatattaaaacggcggactagccctttaaggttctaaaatatggtgtattagccctttaaggttatatactatggtctacacatctctgggtgtcactaggttacttccagtaaaaaggtggactagccctttaaggttgtttcaacatgtcacttaccatagcctagacaccacaggaataaacacacatgaataatccacactcacacaggtacatagaattatatatacaaatgtattatgagtaataattattagaatgaatgaaagtaataagtctcaatggctaacaagcatctgcattcatatacacacaaatgaatcaaaccaacacattagcatacagctcaacaaccctataactaatccggcaatacaaataaaagaaagtcaacccccagttgcaggcctgtttctttatcgggtacgttggggccctaaccagccctcttcgctccccttggaagcccgcacatccaactagtactcacaatgaatgaatgctcctcttcgtctcgcgcttctcaccaCAGCACAGCAGCgtacgtcaggccggcagccatcctagctaactggctagttagccgttagcaccatctcacggtcgaaccgtgcgctcgcctcggcagcacaacacggcaacagacgactccttctgcgttcctcgatggtcgcatgaacacaacactacactgtgactgataacgttacttcgctaaactagaagacggcccgactcactgtggggcgagccccttaccgcatccagtccactcgcgcgtcttgctgtgctagcaacgaacacccactggctagctcgctccgtaacgtcgctgggtccacatatgggactgacgagtagtcagtttgtctccccagtccacacaaacagttcccgggatgggcctcggtcagacacccgcacacatcactgttcacttaacttcaattacatttctctcaccccAACATACCATATAacgactcgacatcaaactgctccgttttgctcacacaaggggcgagtgacctccctcctctcccagttcagtctgctcgcgctgacgttccccgctgccctctcaaccaatcacattcaaggtaagttattctctccacagccaaccaatcacaacaatggtaagttttcaacaataaaagtaaatgcatttcacattggtaaactgttttgcagaacaataacaatatattcatattcaaaaggtaaacaaaataacgaacataggccaaactcttatctaatagtgcaatataatatatctaaggcctataatttaaccaccgGGTTACACGTACCTCAGCTTTGACATCTAAATCTTGTGTTTGAAAAACGAGTTAAAAAACACAAACTGACAAATGGCAGCATGCATTTTTGTTAACAAGAATTTTGTTTTATTCACAACAGTGAAAGGCTCAATATTTTCTTTGTCAGTATGCATTCTTTCAAAATATATCTCAGCTATCACATTGCAAATACATTTTGCAGGCATTTTCAAATATAACATTTAGTAGAAGTGCAAATGTTAGCATCATTTATACAGTCTGAACACTCATGACCACCTCTCACGTAGTGTCAAGCTCTGCATTTATGAACTCGGGCTGACAATGGGAGGGGGGtaatcatccatttccatgttTTTGCTTTACCTGttgtgctgtttttttgtttgctggatTTAGAATTTGGCTTCAAAATTATACTTTGGGCCCTTGGTTAGAATGCCAGCCTGGACAATATGTTCTGTATGCAACATTATCTCAATGTCCATCCTCTTTCTTATGCAGAACCTCATCTCTTAAAACAAGCTTTCTTAGATAACACATTTGCATTGCTGTGCATGCATGATTACATTCACCTGTATAAAAAATAAACTAGTTTGATTTGTATGATGGCTAGGgtaataaacattcacatgaagatttacaaaaaaacaaaacaaaaaaaaaacagctgttaGATGAGAACATTCTTCCTTACTGGAAAACTACCAAAGAAATGGTAAATCAAAGTCCAAAGGGAAAATGAATGATGCAGGAGGAAGTTGAGCCTGCCATGGCAGCAACATTTCTTTTTGCCTTAATTTTCTAACTTTATTGATCTTGTTACTGTTTTACAGGGAGTTATTTATGAGTGCTTTATTTCACCCACCAGACCCATCGTCCATTGTGTTCTTCACTTCCTCGTTTTTCTTTCATCTCCTTTGATGACAGatacaaaaaaaataatttcttgTCCAGTATCAGGAAAAAAACAAATTCGTCTTCAACAAATTACTTTCGTTAAACCTGTGGGTGAGATCAAGATTGTAAAGATCAATACACGTTGGCATTGATTATTCCCAATACAAAGACGACGCAGATCATTGAGCTTCAGTAACAGTAGTGATGCTAATCTAGAACCCTTGACCATTTTCATTTATACTAAATGGACTGAGATGTTTGATAAATACATCACCTTGCCCTAACATTTAAACAGTGTATGAACAGACTGAGGATATACCAGATTCTTATTTATACCTTACAGAATGACTGTCTGTTGAAGGCTTCATAGGTTGTGGTGTCATGGGGACTGCCTGGGTGTCTAGGTGTGGATGGCCATTAAGTCCTCTGGGATGCTGGGGTTACTGGCCTGTCTGACCCTGGCCACTCTCAGATCACCCAGACGCCTCTCCAAAAAATGTTTCCCTGTCAGGCCAAAGATGTTGGAAGAAGAGAAAGATGAGCTTCCAGAGAACAACACCTATAGAAGCTACTAAAGCATCCACAAACACTTCTAGAAACACTTATAGAATGACAACTCAAGGGAGGGCTGTAATGAATACGGTTACAAAAGACTATAGAATAGCCAGTGCTTGGGATGGGATTGCGCTGGGTATCTAACTGTACTTGGTATTGTCGGTTTGTGTTTACTTCTTACAAAACAATTGGAAAGCATCAGAGATCGGCTTTGATGACATATTGACATATTGTAGTGCTGATGGTTTCATGTTGTGTTTATGGACTTTTTATGGAAAAATTATGACACAAGTGCTTTTTACATTATGATGTGATGAGGGCAAAGTAGTTAGTTGatgatatttatgtgtgtgtctgtgtgtgtcccggggggggggggcactgagaAGTCCATTTGGTCAGCAAATGGTTCAGTATTTAACTTGGGGGGGGTAAACTAAACTTGGGTAGACAGAAATTTAGTGTTGTTCATCGTCTACTCTACTGTATACTATCACTATACATACAAACCAGGCCTGACTGCCCAGGACTTTGACAGGCTTTTTATATTATCAAGATAATACTTCACACTGGACAGAAACATGGTGGTGTAGCCTTTCAACTGCTCTTAGGCATCTCTTAAGCAATGATTCAGGTTTATATGAAATATAGAATCTTGTATGCTTCAAGTGGGTAACTAGTctaaactctttttttttaatttatttctgatttttcccttttttctcccaatttagtggccaattgatccctattttaattcaaacacccaccctcgtattgcatgcgttcgccaactgcatctctccggccggcagtctcgaaggagacgcctccccactttcgtgacaaggcgaatccaagccgaaccactgtttttccgacacacacagagacgcattcacatgacgaacacaagccgactccgcccccctcccgaagacagcgttgccaatctgacgagaccggggcgcgaaccccagtccccagtgggcaactgcatcgacaccagccgatgcttagaccgctacgccaccgcggacccaactAGTCTAAACTCTTGAAGGAGACTTGATTGCCATGTAGTCATAGGGAGGTGGTGCTAGGGTCTTTTCCCAGTATGGAGATACATTTTGCATTTCACTGCAGCACATTATGATTGACAGGAGAGAAGTTGCTTGCTTTTGGTACAGAACTGCCGGATATTAGCACTTTCAGATTAGGCTTCAGAATCAAAATATGCAAATTATTACTTATATATGCAATTTCCGGGGGGGCTCAAGGCAATGATATTGCTGCATTATGTTACATGTTGACTGAGACCAACATACTGCACATGAATGAATGCAGCAGAAAGTCAATGCACATGTCGTAAattcaagtaaattttatttgtatagcccaatatcatagaTTCGCCTATTGGATAAGGGAAAAtgcctttaaaaaaaacttttaatagggagagaaaaaaaaggaagatacCGCaggggagggcaacagaggagagatttaTGGGTGCCCAGAGGTACATACGTTTGTGCAGGTGAGGTAACATGGCTTTATAGAGAGGACGGTGGCGAGACAACACACGCAGAAAAGACAGGCAGAACAGCAGCTCCACTGCCTCATACTGCAGAACGCCTGTCTGGGCTGTGCTACCTAAACTCATTCCTGGTTGGAAAGAGAGGGGTACAGAAAGAGAGTGGTGTGTTCAGCTGACAGTTTTTCATGTTGACACaaactattaaaaaaaatgttgataaCTGAACAAACACAGTGAGGCATTGTGGCATATGAAAAATGATGTTGCCTTTGTTGCTTAGTCTGACAAGGCGATTGGAGTATTCAGTCATATCCCAAATCATCTGCAGAAAGTAGAGCGGGTTCTTGGCAACAGTTTGACCAAAGGGCAAACTCTGAGCACATACGTGAAACCtagacaaaaacaaattaaacaAAAGCACTGCCattcagagaaaaaaaaaccctgcccgTTCAGATGTAGACATTGTGAGGAAGAAGGTGGTTGCCTGTGGTTTGGAGCTGGGAAAAGGTATTAGGGCTGAAAACCTCAGGTGTGCTTGTTTGAATTGCAGTATTATCGCCATAGACCTAGCTATTAGGCCAAGCATCCAGGACAGAATGTGATGTCCCTGAACCAAGGTTAAAATGATCAGACAATTATAAAATCAAATGCGGGACAAAATTATTGATGGCTGCCATGTTGATAGTTTAATAATTTACTTAAACGACACACCTAAGTGGACTCTTGTTCGGGCCTGTCATTTAGAACTTTGGAAAGAAAAACGCCAAACCAGAAAAAAAAGGGGTCTGATATGAGGTCACACTCTTCGGTATTTACCTGTATGCATGAAGCAGCACCAGCTTGTAGATGTTCTTGTAGACTGCTTCAAAACTGTTGGTCTGAAAGGTATATTAAAAAGTATATTACCCACAGAAGAACATTTAGAAGCAAAATTCGGAAATTGGAAATCACTGATGACGAATAATGTTTTCAGAGTGACCCGAAGTTGCCCGTTTACTGCTGGACAGGCAATTTAGCCTACTGATGTGGTTGCAGACGATAACATTGTGGAAGTAGCTACCTTCTAGGTGCTCTACATGCTTGGAAAGGGAAGGGTGAGTGTTGGGGTATTCAGTTGGTTGCAATCCGCAACCTCACCACTAGATGCAACTAAATCCTACACACCGGTCCTTCAAAATATTAAGAATAACgataatggactggcggcctgtccaaggtgtctccccacctgccgcccagtgactgctgggataggctccagcatccccgcaaccctgagagcaggataagcagtctggataacggatggatggataacaattATGAAGTGCTCCGTAAAGCTTTATTTACAGAACACTTCTCAAAACAACTGCTACAAAATGCTTTGCAAAACAAATCAAATACATGGTAAATCACtacctaaaaaaaataaaacaattaagATAAGGAAAAGGAACTACACGTCATTCAAGATGACAAAGGATATGAGGCATAAAACTATACAGCAAGTTTGCAAAAATGCCAATCAATAAAAGTGAATTTTATTTAAAGATGGCACAGTATTGATGAGCCTGAGGTCTTTGTGAGGACCATTATAAAGCTCTGACAGCAATGGTCTGATCAGCTCTGGGCATAAAGAGGTGACAACACAAAGGACCCGTCCTGAGGACCTTTCCGGTCCCAAGGATCAGGAGCCTGGAGTGTTAAAATCAATTCCAACATTTACAGGCAGATGTTGGAATGAAGGACGGTTAGAGGTGACATTTTTTTCTGCACATCCATTAAACGTCAATGCAACATTTTTAGCTGAATGCAGGCAGAAATAGAGAGAATTACAGTAGTCTGAGCAGGAGTAAACAACTGCAATAAATCAAATTCTTGAGATTACTAAAGGAGTGGAATGATTGGAATTTTGATATGGCACACAGCTAGACAAACCTTAAAATGAGCACTTCATTACCTGCTCAACAAAGTTGAGATTGGCATCTAAAACGAGATCCAAGTTTATGTTTGTCACGGTAGAGAAGGCAGTTTTGTCAGTGTCTTTTGTTATTTGGGAAACACCAGGGATGTGAATTAAACATTGTCAATACCAGTATGTTGAAAACCTATATTTTCGAACCAGTGTTAATGTTTGCTGATCAGGTTAAATCAATGGTGCCCAATCACGTGCCATGGACAGCCATGTGTACGCAGGtattcattccaacccaacattGGCTGACACATGGTGGGCTCTCCACGGTTCATGATCAGAGCACAATTATCTAACCCATGGGTTTGATAAATCAACGTGCACAACACTGATCAACAATATCCTAAAAAATTAGTTTCATTGGCAAGCCCTATATTGCTAGTAAACTAATGGGACCCCAGGTCACTTACAGTCTTTTAAACAGGCTGATGTTTCTAAAATAAAAGGGTCATTTTTCAATGTCATGATGGATCATTTGCAACAGTACTATCGTGACAAATCTAAAGAATGCAGCATTTCTGCCTTTGATAAGTGTTGATCACCTGTATTAccaacttttttttctccccaattgtatccggccaattaccccactctttcaagtcgtcaaggtctctgctccatcccctctgccgatccggggagggctgcagactaccacatgcctccttcgatacgtgtggagtcgccagccgcttattttcacctgacagtgaggagtttcaccagggggacgtagcgcatgagaggatcacgctattcccccaagttatCCCTCCCCACcaaccaggcgccccgactgaccacaggaggcgctagtgcagcgaccaggacacatacccacatccagcttcccacccacagacacgggcaattgtgtctgtcgagatgcctgaccaagctggaggtaacacaaggactggatctggtgatccccgtgttggtaggcaacagaatagactgccatgctacccggatgcccta
It includes:
- the LOC130128500 gene encoding sodium-dependent neutral amino acid transporter B(0)AT3-like; this encodes MVKTVDSAEVEDRPKWDNKVQYLLGCIGFAVGLGNVWRFPYLCQIYGGGAFLIPYLIALVFEGLPLLYLELAIGQRLRMGSIGVWNSISPFLGGVGIASMFVSFLVGVFYNTILAWVLWYFFHSFQDPLPWSQCPLNHSTAYNQECVESTSVNYFWYRETLNITPDIEISGSLQWWMVICLATAWCVVYVCFIRGITTMGKAVYVTATLPYVVLTIFLVRALTLPGATDGLIYLFTPNFETLKNPQVWLDAATQIFFSLSVAFGGLIAFSSYNPQKNNCERDAILVGVINSVTSLYASIPIFSILGFKANSSFKSCLESNILALTNQFDIADLNITVDNYDQWFEYLNKTDSEKVISLQLKECDLQTFLDQGASGTGLAFIVFTEAVIEMPGSQVWAVLFFIMLFSLGLSSMFGNIEGILTPLRDLHLIPTWIPNPLITALVCLVSFLVALIFTLGSGNYWLEIFSSYVGSVPLLIVAFFEIFGVIYVHGMKRFSDDIYFMTGRRPNFYWKACWMVVSPLMLAAVLLAYVVIQAQTRPSYPAWDPSYDKFPQTVRKFYPDWVFAIIILLSVVPVLSILLVPLYRLIRYGVKKKSATLSSHNPYINNGYEVET